GCCGCCTTCTCCTCGGTCCTGCCGGGTGCCAGGGCTCGGCCCACGGCGGGGCTGCCGGGCGCCGGGACGCCGGGGCTCTGGACGTAGGGGGGGTCGGTACGAGTCCTCGGGCAGCCCTCGGGCCGGACGGAGAGCAGCGGGGCCGCGGGCTTCCCGTCCAGACCCGGGGAGACGTTGACCCTCCGCAGCGAGGAGCTCCTGCGCAGCGCCAGCGAGCCGGCGCTCAGCTGGTGGCCACAGTCCCTCAGCACCAGCCGGCTCAGCACCGCTGCCACGTCCTCGGCGCGGCCACCGCCGCCACCACCCTGGCTCAGGTCCCCGATGCTGATGGATTTGGAGCGGGCCAGGTTGCTCCGCCGGCGCTCGGCCTCACGCCCCGCCAGCGAGGCCCCGGCGGGCAGCGAGAAGGAGGCGCTGCCCGGCACGGCGCCCGCCTGCGGAGAGCCGGGCACCCGCACCGCGTGGTCCGCCTTCACGGGCCCTCGCCGGCACGCTGAGCCGCGCAGAGCATCCCCCCGCTTCGAGGCCCGACCCCGGTCCAGCTCCAGCTTCTTGCCGCGGTCGTccagcgggccgggccggggcggcagGAGGCGAAGCTTGGGGGCCGGGGAGAGCCCGTTGGCGGCGGCGGAGGCCAGCGCGGCGGCGTGGCGCTCCTGGCTCAGGGCCCGGTGCCCACTGGGCAGCTTGGCCACAGCCTTGGGCTGGGCGGTGACGACGCCGTGGTCCCTGGCCCGGCCAACGCGGTGCTCCGAGGCTTGGGGCATCGTGGCGACGGCCGAGAGCGGAGCCCTGGGCGGGGTGAGAGGGACCGGGCTGatgccggcggcgccgggccggcgcggggtggggggggcaccggggcgcACACCCACCTCTCCGagcgcgccgcctcccgccggcaCCGCTCACAGCCCCCCGCGGCGAACAGCCGGCCGGAGCGTCCCGTCGGCGGGGGCCCTGCGGCACAAGGAGGGATGCTCCGGGTCAGCGGACGGGCCCGTGGGGACAGCGCGGCCCCGCAGACCCCCCGCTCGCCAGGGGCGGCGGCACCGGTCTTGTGCCGCGGCCCACGGGCCGGCGGGAGAGTCACGGAGGCGCCTGGTCCCGCCGGGAGCGGCCGCGCAGCGGGGCAGCCGCCTCCCGGACCCTGCTCCGCGGGGACACCCGGCaccggggaggggcggcggcgcagGCCCCGCGCGGAGGTTGCCGGTGCTCGGTTGTGCCCGGAGAGCGGCGCCGGGGGGGTCGGTCCCGGCGAGCGCTCGCTCCTCTCCGGGCAGGTGGGCGGGCAGGGCCCGCTGCGGATGCAGAGCCGgcgcgggccgggggccgcggtgccgccgccgggAGCCGTGGCGCGGGGAAAACCGCGGGCCGCCGGCCCGGGCGAACGGCCCCGCGCCGATGGCAGAGGCCtccgtcccccccccgcggcggccccaGCTCCGGGCAGCCttcgccccgccgccggccccatCCCCGCCCCCCGGGCGCCGTCCCCCCCCCGTGGCCGTTACCGGGCCCCCCGCGGCGGTGCGGAGGCACCGACCCctgccccggcgccccccgccccccccccgccgtacCTCCCGCGGGCCGCCATGGCAACAACTCCCGCAGCACCCGCCGCCATCTTTGTTCCTCCcaccccgccgccccgcccccggcagcCTCACGCGCCGCACTGCGCCTGCGCCGCGCCACGCCCCCGCGTCGCTCTGGAGACCGAACGGCGTCCCCCCCTCCCGTTCCTCTGCTCTTAAAGGCGCCGCCGCACCCGCTCTTCTTAAAGCGACAGCGTCCTCCCATAAAGTGCTACTGCAGGACGGCGcacggcggccgcccccccgggggacggcgggcgcgggggggtgggggtgggcagccCCCTCGCCGGAGCCCCGGAGCAGCAGGCGGGGGCAAGGCCAGGGCTGAAAAATTTATTGGGGAGCAGCAGCGAAGCGGCGGTGGGAGCAGCAGGGGGCGGAGGGGGCGCGCATCCAGCCCCCCCTCGCCGCTCACTTCTCCTTGTGCTGGACGATGCCTTTGGCGACCAGGTCGGGGATCTCCACGGCCAGCCAGGGGCCGAGCTGCGGGGACAGGGGGTGAGCGGCGCGGGGGGAcaccccgcccctccccgggggaCACCCCAGAGCACCACGCCCCCCGACTCACCCCCAACGCCATCAGATGGGCCAAACCGAATTTGGGGACGTTCCTGGCCCACAGGGGCTTGAAGTGGTCGCTGAGGCAGATCTTGCCGCCcctgaggggaggagggaggcgtcagaccccccccggggcacccccagaccccgggacactccccccccccccccccccacccccccccacctgTACATCTTGGCCGTCTTCCCGTCCAGCTCGGGGATGGCGATCTCGGGGGCGGTGGCGGGGTAGGTCACCGGGATCTGGGGCGGGGGCACACGGGGGTCAgcgcccccccgagccccccccagccccgcggtcCCCCCCCCGACCCGCCCCCACTCACGTCAAACTCGATGGCGAACTCGTACTTGAGCAGCTCGTGGATGTACCAGCACCGCCCGGACCACCTGCAACGCACCGGCGGGACCTTCAGCCCCGGCCCCGGAcaccggggcggccccggggcaggggggagcccggcccggcccggccccgctcacccACCGCGTGCCCTCGGCGTTGGACTCCAGGCGGAACCAGTCGTTGTCGGCGCGTTTGTTGTTCTCCACGTActggggggggagcgggggtgaGCGGGGCCGCCGGGAGCGCGGGGGgaaccggggagggggggaaccgGCGGTCCCGGCGCACCTGGATGAGGGCCCGGTACTCCTCCTTCAGCCGCGGCGCCCAACCCTCCCGgtcccgcggccccgccgccgtccgcagcagcggcagctccgccaccgcccgccgcgccgcctcctccGCCATGTCCCGCCGCCGGAACCGCGGCTCGGCCTGGACCGGAAGTGACGTTGCCGGAGGCGCGGGGCCCCCGCCGCCATCTTGCTGCTGGGCGTGACGCGACGGCGCGGGTGGGGGGGGAGCGGTGGGCACCGCCATCTTTACCAGGGGCACGGGCGGGGCCCGACGCCGCCCCGGCGCCTCCATCTTGAGCGCTGGCAGAAGTGAGTTTGTCGGGTCTCAGACGCGCTCACCTgtccccgttccccccccccgtccccccggcaCCAGCGACACGGCAGCGGCTCCAAGGGCTTTTATTGTCACGGGGGGGCCGCGCAGGCCGCCATGGCGGGGCTCAGGCCTGCCCCTCGCCCTTGCCCAGGTCCAGCACGGAGGAGAAGAGGTTGACGATGTTGCTCCGCAGCTCCTGGGCCAGCGGCGCCAGCTGCTTGTTGGCCCGGTCGAAGTAGGCCCTGGGGGAGAGGCGGAGAGTGAGGGGGGCTGAGGGGCGGCCAAGGGCACCCCTGACCCCCTCCGGCCCCCACCGTACTCGGCCTGGCTGCGCAGCTCCTCCGCCTGCAGCCGCTGGGGCAGATCCTTGGTGAAGACAGAGAAGAGCGGGAAGTAGCGGCTGATGTAGTCGTTGACGTCCGGCTCGGCCTCGGGGGCGGCGGGGATTGTTTCCGCGGCCTCGCGCCTCACCACGGCGGCCTGGAGGCGGCCGGCGcagagcagcggcagcagcagcgcagCCGCCAGCAGCTTCATctcggcggggctggggggcctgCAGGGGGGTCAGCAGCGGCCAGCCtgccccgcggctctgcccgctgccccctcctgccccacggcacccccctgcccgccccaTCCCTGCCCATCCCACCCCACGGAACCTCGGTCCCCGcctgccctgtcccagccccgcAGCTCGGCCCCACTGGCACCATCCTGCCCCgttcctgccccatcccaccccgTCCCCGTCCTGCCCGGGCACTGGCTGCTGCTCACCTGGGCAGGACTCCGGGGGCacggggctgtgggtgccccctCGGGGGCTGCTTATATCCCCCGGGGCAGCTCCCGCCCCTGGGCCCAGGGGGCCGTGCCGGCCCCCGCCACAGCCTGGGTAAACACGTCGGGGGTAAGGGTCGCTGCGGGGGACGGCCCCTCCTCATCCCTGCCgagggcggccccgcgccccggggtCCTGTACCCGCGGCCCCCGGCAGGACACGGGTAGTGGGTGTCAACGGCCCCGGGATTTGGGCTGCGGGGGCCCttggggccggggctgccccagcgGTGGCTTGGCTAGTGGCCCCGTGGCACGTGTGACCCCGCGGCGTGTTGTAACCCTGCGGCAGAGCGGGACCCCGCCAGCAGCGCCCGGGACCCCCCTGTTCCCCCGCTGCAGCACCcaccagcccccccgccccggccccgcgggtcccggggccgccccagCCCGGGGTCCCCGCGCGGTGGGGGCACCCCGGGGGGCTGCACACCCGCCCCGGCTGCCGGGGGGCCGAAGGTCATCGCCCGCCTTATCGCTGACCCTCGGCCGCCAACGTGACAGGGTGACTCAGCgcagggcgggcgggggccgACCCCGGGGGGGGGCCACCCATGGGGGGGACCCTGGGGGCTGGGGCCTGGCTCGGGCGCCATCTGGGGACACGTGGCCCAAGGGCGGCGCCGGGCACAAGAACTCTTTGTCCCCTGGGCACGGCcgcggggcgaggaggggacacggggggaacCGGGACGCGGCCCGGAGGTCGAGGGGAcacccggccccgcccccgcggctcAGCCAATGGGCGGCGAGCGCTGCCCGGGCccgcgatggcggcggcggcctcgggcgggcgcggccccgcgAAGCCGcttccggcggcggcggcgcccgcggcCGCGATGGCGGCGcccggcggggacggggggggcgggcggccgtagggccgggccgggccatgGGCAACGCGctgcgccccgccgcgccccgcgccccgcgtCGGGGGGAGCcgctgggcagccccggcagcTTCGATGAGCTGCATCGGCGCTGCAAaggtggggccgggggggccgcggggccgggccggtaCCGGGGGAGGAAcggggcggccccgggagaggcgcggtGGCCCCGCtgaccccccccggcccgcccgctcTCCCGCAGAGGTTTTCCCGCAGCAGATGGAGGGGGTGAAGCTGATCGTCAACAAGACCCTGAGCAGCCACTTCCAGGTCAGGGCggcccgcgggggggggacacacgcagaCTGTGCTGCGTGGGGGCCGCGgaccccccccgctgccccccccgcgccccgctgaCCCGCCGTCCCCGCAGGTGACACACACGGTTCACATGAGCACTCTCGGCCCCTCCAGTTACCACTTCAACGCCACCTTCGTGGGGGACCGGCAGCTTGGCCCCACCGAGGTGAGCCCCCGTGCCCCGGGTGGCCTCGGGGTGGCCCTGGGATGGGGGGTGGCCTGGGGTGGCCATGGGACACCCCCGGGGTGGCCTGGGGTGGTCACCAGCACGGGTGGGGGTTCCCTGTGGGACGAGGGGTCCCGGCCCCCTGAAGCCAGGGACGGGGGCAGGGGGTGTCCCTGCGCCCCCGGCTgaccccccctgtccccaggccTTCCCCACGCTGGTCGGGGACATGGACAACAGCGGCAGCCTCAACGCCCAAGTGCTGCAGCTGGTGGCCGAGCGCATCCGCACCAAAGCCGTCTTCCAGGTGGGAGAGGCCCAGGGGGGTGTCGGGGCGTCGCCGTCCCCCGCGGGCGGTGTCTGGGACAGGGGCAGGACCCGCCGCGGTGCCCGTCCCCTTGCAGACGCACCAGGCCAAGTTCGTGACGTGGCAGTTCGACGGCGAGTACCGGGGGGACGACTGCACCGCCACGCTCACGCTGGGCAACCCCGACCTCCTCAGCGAGTCCGGTGAGCAGAggggtccccccaccccggccgcggggcccgggggAGCCGCGCGCTGAGGGGCCGCGTGTCCCCGCAGTGATCCTGGTGGCCCATTTCCTCCAGAGCGTCACCCCCCGCCTGGTGCTGGGCGGGGAGATGGTTTATCACCGCCGGCCGGGGGAGGAGGGAGCCATCCTGACGCTGGCGGGCAAGTACACGGGTACGCGGGCAACCCGCGGGCACGGCCCTGGGGGGTCCCGCCTTGGCCCCGGGGGGATGCCCCGGCTGCCCTCGCCCCCCGCTTTGCTCCTCTCTTCCAGCTCCCAAGTGGGTGGCGACGCTGAACGTGGGGTACGGCGGGGCCCACGCCAGCTACTACCACCGAGCCAACGAGCAGGTgagcagcccccgcgccccccggacCCCGCTTCTCCTCGCCCCACAGCCTCACATTTTCCACCCCCCAGGTGCAGGTTGGGGTGGAGCTGGAGGCCAACACGCGGCTGCAGGACACCACCTTTGCCTTTGGCTACCAGCTGAACCTGCCACAAGCCAACATGGTCTTCAGAGGTGAGCGAGGAGCCGCGATGGCAcctggcagccccagcaccgGCCGGGCGCTCACCCTGTGTGTCCCCGTTACCCCCCCCCGCAGGGCTTCTGGACAGTAATTGGAGCGTCGGGGGGGTGCTGGAGAAGAAGCTGCCCCCCCTGCCCGTCACCCTGGCTCTGGGCGCCTTCCTCAACCACTGGAAGAACCGTTTCCACTGCGGCTTCAGCGTCATCGTGGGCTGAGGGGCCGCGGGGGTGGGCGGCACGTGCCACCGTCCTGCTCAGGGagccgccgcgccgcgggggcgCCGGCCGGGCCCTGCTCCTGCGCCGGGGGAGCCCGCAGAGGGGCGACCTGGTCCCTCGAGGCCAGGGGACACTGTGTGACAGCGCGCGGTGGCTGGTCGCACCGAGGAGCGGCCAGTGCTTGGGGCCGGgggcccgcggcggccccgcgccaccctccctgccccggcgccgcgctcccctctgctcccccccagctccaccCCGGGTTCCCTCCAAGCGGCGCAGCACTTTGTTCTGGGTTCACGCGCCCGTGGGGCCTGGGAGAATAAAGGAGCTTTACTCTGCCCGGTGAGTGCGCTGGCGGGTGGCAAGTGCCATGGGGCCGCGGCACGGCACGGGTTTCAGCTGATGATTTCGGAGAGCAGTGGCGTCATGGAGGAGAGGTCCTGGATGTGGAGGATCTGCCGCGTGTTCTCCATCTTCAGCGTCTGCAGCTccgtcagcagcagcagcagctttgcgtAGAGAAACCTTGggggagggacacggggacacccggCTCGGACCCGGCGGCCATCCCCGCAGCAGAGGGGCCGTGGCCCTGTGGGCAGGCGCGTACCTGCCCCCGGGCATGGGGTGCCGGTGGTCGATGTAGCTCTTGAGCGTCAGCGCCACCTTCTCCTGGAACTGGTCGATGACGTCCCGCTGGGCGACACCAGCGTGGTCTGGGGGCACGAGGGGGGACCCTGTCAGCGGGGCCGAGGGGACACGCGGCCGCCACGGCCCCCCCCGGTCCCCACCTGGCGAGAAGAGCCGCATGGCCTGGAGCAGCACGTACTCGGCCTCGTGCAGCTGCAGCTTCTTGAGGCTGATGTGGAACTTGAGCAGCGGCTCCAGGTAGATCTGCTGGAACCCGGCTGGGGGGAGCGCGGTGGTGATGGCCGGGCTGGGGCCGCGGCTGtcccccgctccccggggccgccccccgcctcaCCCAGTGCTCCGTCCTGGATGGTGTAGCAGTGCTGCCCGCACTCCCAGGCCTTGGTCTCTGCGTTGAAGACTGTGTTGAACTGGATCTGGCAGATCTCCAGGGTCGCCCCTTTCAGCAGCGAGATCTGGTCGTCGATGGGCAAAgtcctggggggggggttgggggggaggcgtcagggcaggggcagccccgggggtcTCCCACCCAccgtccccccaccccagacctGAACACCGGGATCTCCTTGGCAAAGCTGATGACCTGCTGGATCATGAAGGTGCTGAGGTCGGCGAAGTGGGGCAGCATGGAGAAGACGTCGGGCAGCACGTCCTCGTCCAGGCAGTCGGGCTGCAGGGCCGGCGGCTCCAGGGGGCTCTGCGGCTGCGGGCTGGGCACGTAGAGGCGCACGGCGGGCTGCAGCGGCCAGGGCGTCAGCGCCAGGCCGGGGCGCCCGCGGGGACGGCTGGGCCCCAGGGGGTCCCCGCTCACCCAGTAGTGTGTGAACTGGGAGAAGCTGGAGTCGAAGGTGCGCTGGTGGGCCGCGATCAGGATGTCGATGAGCTCCTGCTGCTCCGCCGTCAGCCCCGCCGGCGGGTCCCGCGCcacccgccgctgcccccgcAGTGCCCGCCGCTGCTGCAGCGCTTCCTCCGACATGATCActgcggccgccgccgcgcggggaCCGGGGTCACCGCTGGCATCGGATCCCCCGGTGCTTGGAGGCGCCGGTGCCCCGTGATCCCCTTCCTACAGGGCGTCCCCTCTGttccccctcccctgcacccccctgctgTCACCTCTGTGCTCCCGTCCCTTGCTTTCCCCTCACCCCTGGGCTGCCCCGTCCTCTCTGCCCCGTCCCCTCCCCTGCTGTCCCACCCGGGCTGGTGCTCTCTTTCCCGTgtccccccttctcccctctaGGTCCCCCTCACGCCCTTTCCCACGTGTCCTCCCCATCCCTTCTGCTCTATCTCCCCCTCCTCCCACCAGgagtcccctgtgtccccccccgtgtccccccagccgtccccgtgtccctgtgctCACTGTCCTTCCGCATGCCCACATCGAGGCACTTCTGGAGGCGACAGGCCTGGCACTGCCGCCGCTTGGCCTTGGTGACGGGGCAGCTCCGGGCGAAGGGGCAGGTGAAGCGGACGCCCTTGTTGATGGAGCGTCTGGGGGGACATGGGCCCGGGGCCCGGCTGTGAGGCCACGGGGACTGTCCCTGTGTGTCcccgggggggcagagggggctgggggagaggatGTCCCAGGGCAGGAGCCACCTCCAGGGCCCTGTCATCACTGTGCCCCGAGCATGGCGGGGCGGTGGCCGTCCCGTCTTGTCCCACCCAGTCCCCATCCATGGGACCGTCTtcttccaccccaccccactgTGTCTTGTCCCATCCTGCCCTGTCCCCTCGTCCCATCCCATTTTATCCCATCCTGTCTCATTTTATCCATCCCATTTTGGTCCATCTTGTCCCATCGCATCCTTTCCTGTCCCATCCCATATTGTCCTTTCCCACTCtgtcctgccccatcccaccctgTCCCCCTCCTCTGTCCCATCCCACGTCACCCCACCCTGTCCCACCTCACCCCACGGGGGCAGCCCCCACCTGAAGAAGCCCTTGCAGCCCTCGCAGGTCATGACGTGGAAGTGGTACCCGGTGGCGCGGTCCCCGCAGACGGCGCAGACcttctcctcctccgcctcctccccccCGGGGCCGCGTGGCAACGGGCAGGGGCTGCCCTCCGCGTCCGAGGGGCTCGACACGGACATGGCTGGGACGCAGGTGACAGCACCCAGACCGGGGTGGCCGCAGCGAGGACAGAGCCTGCAGGAGGGGGTGAGCGGGGGGGGTGTACACACACCGCAGCTCCCGCTTGAGCGATGCCCGGCACCGCGCTCCGCCGGCAGCACGGCCCGTCCCGTGGCTGCTGCCCCGACACCGGCTCCTGTGCCCCgtcccctgtgtgtcccctcGAAGCTGCAGTGTCCCCCCTCGCCCCACAGCACACCTCTCTCGTGCCCCCGCCTGCCGCCgtgaccccccaccccagccaccaCCAAACCGCCCCCATGACGCCCCCGAAGGTGGCCGGTGCCCATCGGTGCTGGTACCTGGGACCCGGTGCCCACCGGTGCCACGCAGTGAGGGGACACCCGGCCCCTGCTCGTCCCTGACGTCTCCCAGCCAGAGCCCCGTGGAGTTTGAACCTTGAACTTGAGTGACGCTGCGGCAGGCGGGGACAGGCCGcatgggggggggacaggcagcacggggggggggacaggtaGGGACAcatgtgggtgctggggggcgttTGGGGCAGAACCCGCAGGGGACAGGGACCACGGCGGTGGCCGTCCTGCCGTTGGTGGCCCCGGAGGAAGGTTCCCGTCACCGGACGCCCCGGGCAgcgcctgtgtccccccccccgggtgtcACCTCCCACCTTTGGGGTGCTCTGGGATGGCAGCAGCTCAGGGGGGACAACGGCCACGaaccccccccgggtccccccagGGTCCGGCTCCGCGGGGCGTCGAGGctcggggggggtgggtgtgcgACACGCGGGGGTCAGGTCCCCACCCGGCACCTCCCCCGCGCCCCATTGGCTGCCCGCGGCCGTCACTCAACCGCGCCCCTATAAAGGCGGCGGCAGCGCGAGGCGCCCGCACCGGGAACGGCGGCGGCACCGGAGCGACCATGAGCGGGGTGAGGGCCGGGCGGAACGGGGCTTTCCCTTTTGCCGTTAGTTTTAGCGGTGGGCCGGGGGGGAATTGCCCCGggaatggcgggggggggggatgctgcaCCCCGGAGGGGAGGGGCTGGAGACGGGGGGGGACCGCGGGGGCTCCCCGGCAAAGCGGAGCCCGTTGCCCCCCTACCCCGGTGAGGGTTTGCTGCGGGGGGCCCCGTGTCACCCCCGGGCACCTTTTTTCTCGCCGCAGCGCAGCCCCCACGAAGCCCCCTCCGCGGCGGAGGCCCCCGGCGGGCAGGAGGAAGGTGAGGACCCCCAACACCAGTGTCATCCCTGCCCgagcccccccgggacccccgctCTGCCTTGGGGGGTCCCACAGAGCCCCCAGGATCTGTGCCCCCACCatggtgggggacacacacacacctgaaAGGATTTGGGGATCTGCTCTGTCCTTCCCCTGTCccctgggggggtggtggggtgccGCCCCGGGTGTaccctgctgctggggggggggggtgtcagggtgctggggtgggtctgggggtgccaggctgcagccagggcagccTCTGTCCTGTGTCCCCCCTCCTCAGCCAAAGCTGGTGACCCCaagaaggtggaggaggaggagatcgACATCGACCTGAGCGCGCCCGAGACGGAGAAAGCCGCGCTCGCCATCCAGGGGAAATTCCGCCGCTTCCAGAAGCGGAAGAAGGAGTCGGGGCCCTGAGCAGCTCCGGGGTCCCGGGACCCCCTGCCCGCGGCGGGCACCCCGCTCTTCGCGTGGGCACGGTCCCATCCCGACCTCTGCCGCACCGGGGCTGCGAGCGGAgccgggggggctcggccctTCCCTACCCCTCGCCCACCCCTGAGCCAGGACCCTGAGTGAAGCTGGGGGGTCGATGTGGGGGGGACGCGGCTGAATCCCACGCCCCCCGGAGTGGAGGTGGCCCTTGTGCGGGGGGGCGGGCACGGGAACGCTCTTTTCCCTGGGGCAGCCTCCATTTCCCCGGCCGCGGCAGCGATGCTGCCTgctggggatttgggggggacaCCAGTGTCCCCTGAGCGGGGGGAGCCCCTGTCCCGGCCCAGGAGGTGGGACGCTGTGGGGAGGGCGGGTCTGGCTGCAGCCCACCATGGGAAACGGGGTCCCCCCCGGCACTGAGTGCTCCCCAGCCCGCACTGCCCCCTCCCCACGCTCCTGTCATCGTCCCCTCCCCTGGGGGGGGTCAGCATGTGTAAAGAATAAACCATCCGAGAGAGGAGCCGGGCCGGTGCGTGGtctgtggggggggggggcgcggggactGTCCACCGCCGggcaggacccccaggtccccctTTGGGGGAGCGGGTGGAGCCCCCCGTTAAAagcagccctgggggtgccagACGGTCCCCGCCGGGCGGAGGGGCAGGATGTGGGTGGAGGGTTCCCCCATCGAGATGGGACCCCTCGGCTGGAGCTTTGGGAACAGCTTCCCCCCCCGGGCTCGTCTGTCACCCTCccatttgaggtttttttcccatgaaaatcAGCTTAATTTATCAGCCGCTGGGTCTCAGCCCCTGGCGCCGTGGCCCCATTTTCCCATCACGCCGCTCTGTGCAGCGGTGATGAGAGATGCTGCCACTTGCTCCTCTTCCTCGGGGGATGAAGGCCTCGCAGGGCTGTGTCCCTCCAGGCATCAAAGTTTTTCTCTCGGGGCTGACTTTGGCAGCGGGGGTCCCGCTGCGGCACCGCCGAGAGCTGGAGGTACCTGCCGGTGGTGAGGAAAAAAGTGCGTTGGGGTGGTTGAAATAAAAccgttgggtttgggtttttttttggttttgggttttttgtttttttttttttttttttttttttcaggaggattTCTGCGCACTCGGGGGCAGGGCCGGTCCCTGCGGGGCCCGATGCTGCGGGGTGACCGGGGACGCCGGGCCCGGCACGGAGCCGCCCGCAGCGCCTCGGCAGAAATAGCtccctggaaagaaaaacagcgTCGGTGGCCAAGGGAAAGGGCCCAGGGGACACCCCGGGGTCGGGCTGGGCCCCCGCTCTCTCTGCAGACTTATTAGGGAAAAGACAGttctggggccggggggggcggcgcgggggcccCTCGCTGGGACGGTGCCGCGgcgggatggggctgggggggcgcagAGTCAGCCCAGCGCCCCCCGGAGCCGGGGCTGTCGTCCCTCCCTGAGCCCCCGCTGCCAGGATGGGGACGGTCACCGCTGGGTGGGTGATGGCTGGGGGGGGAAAACCCCCCGCCACACCCCCAGGGCTGTGCACCCAGGGCAGCGCCTGAGGCGGGGCCTCTGTTAACTGGCGTTTGCTTTAATTAACACAGGGGGACTAGGTGGCCCCgagggggggctgcggggggtccctggggtgctgtgaGTTTGCCCCTGAGATGTCACCCCACCCCTGGGGAAACCGGGGCAGCGGCAGCGACGCCCCTTTCCCTGGGGGGGCTCCATGCAGCGAGTTCACAAGTGCTCAGCCACtctctgccccccctccccgacacccccccccaccccccccgaacGGGGAACAGCGACGAGCCGGGGCGGACGAGGGGCTCCTGGAGATGTGAGTTTTATTAATGGCgccgtggggaaggggggggacacagacagggTGTAGAAAAACACGTCGGGGAGCGGCGCCCGGCTCT
The nucleotide sequence above comes from Athene noctua chromosome 29, bAthNoc1.hap1.1, whole genome shotgun sequence. Encoded proteins:
- the UFC1 gene encoding ubiquitin-fold modifier-conjugating enzyme 1; translated protein: MAEEAARRAVAELPLLRTAAGPRDREGWAPRLKEEYRALIQYVENNKRADNDWFRLESNAEGTRWSGRCWYIHELLKYEFAIEFDIPVTYPATAPEIAIPELDGKTAKMYRGGKICLSDHFKPLWARNVPKFGLAHLMALGLGPWLAVEIPDLVAKGIVQHKEK
- the APOA2 gene encoding apolipoprotein A-II; translated protein: MRRGRPPQRPLPPTCLPRLWRGPARPPGPRGGSCPGGYKQPPRGHPQPRAPGVLPRPPSPAEMKLLAAALLLPLLCAGRLQAAVVRREAAETIPAAPEAEPDVNDYISRYFPLFSVFTKDLPQRLQAEELRSQAEAYFDRANKQLAPLAQELRSNIVNLFSSVLDLGKGEGQA
- the TOMM40L gene encoding mitochondrial import receptor subunit TOM40B isoform X2, whose amino-acid sequence is MGNALRPAAPRAPRRGEPLGSPGSFDELHRRCKEVFPQQMEGVKLIVNKTLSSHFQVTHTVHMSTLGPSSYHFNATFVGDRQLGPTEAFPTLVGDMDNSGSLNAQVLQLVAERIRTKAVFQTHQAKFVTWQFDGEYRGDDCTATLTLGNPDLLSESVILVAHFLQSVTPRLVLGGEMVYHRRPGEEGAILTLAGKYTAPKWVATLNVGYGGAHASYYHRANEQVGVELEANTRLQDTTFAFGYQLNLPQANMVFRGLLDSNWSVGGVLEKKLPPLPVTLALGAFLNHWKNRFHCGFSVIVG
- the TOMM40L gene encoding mitochondrial import receptor subunit TOM40B isoform X1, encoding MGNALRPAAPRAPRRGEPLGSPGSFDELHRRCKEVFPQQMEGVKLIVNKTLSSHFQVTHTVHMSTLGPSSYHFNATFVGDRQLGPTEAFPTLVGDMDNSGSLNAQVLQLVAERIRTKAVFQTHQAKFVTWQFDGEYRGDDCTATLTLGNPDLLSESVILVAHFLQSVTPRLVLGGEMVYHRRPGEEGAILTLAGKYTAPKWVATLNVGYGGAHASYYHRANEQVQVGVELEANTRLQDTTFAFGYQLNLPQANMVFRGLLDSNWSVGGVLEKKLPPLPVTLALGAFLNHWKNRFHCGFSVIVG
- the TOMM40L gene encoding mitochondrial import receptor subunit TOM40B isoform X3; the encoded protein is MGNALRPAAPRAPRRGEPLGSPGSFDELHRRCKEVFPQQMEGVKLIVNKTLSSHFQVTHTVHMSTLGPSSYHFNATFVGDRQLGPTETHQAKFVTWQFDGEYRGDDCTATLTLGNPDLLSESVILVAHFLQSVTPRLVLGGEMVYHRRPGEEGAILTLAGKYTAPKWVATLNVGYGGAHASYYHRANEQVQVGVELEANTRLQDTTFAFGYQLNLPQANMVFRGLLDSNWSVGGVLEKKLPPLPVTLALGAFLNHWKNRFHCGFSVIVG
- the TOMM40L gene encoding mitochondrial import receptor subunit TOM40B isoform X6; its protein translation is MGNALRPAAPRAPRRGEPLGSPGSFDELHRRCKEVFPQQMEGVKLIVNKTLSSHFQTHQAKFVTWQFDGEYRGDDCTATLTLGNPDLLSESVILVAHFLQSVTPRLVLGGEMVYHRRPGEEGAILTLAGKYTAPKWVATLNVGYGGAHASYYHRANEQVQVGVELEANTRLQDTTFAFGYQLNLPQANMVFRGLLDSNWSVGGVLEKKLPPLPVTLALGAFLNHWKNRFHCGFSVIVG
- the TOMM40L gene encoding mitochondrial import receptor subunit TOM40B isoform X4, with the protein product MGNALRPAAPRAPRRGEPLGSPGSFDELHRRCKEVFPQQMEGVKLIVNKTLSSHFQVTHTVHMSTLGPSSYHFNATFVGDRQLGPTEAFPTLVGDMDNSGSLNAQVLQLVAERIRTKAVFQTHQAKFVTWQFDGEYRGDDCTATLTLGNPDLLSESERHPPPGAGRGDGLSPPAGGGGSHPDAGGQVHGSQVGGDAERGVRRGPRQLLPPSQRAGAGWGGAGGQHAAAGHHLCLWLPAEPATSQHGLQRASGQ
- the TOMM40L gene encoding mitochondrial import receptor subunit TOM40B isoform X5 codes for the protein MGNALRPAAPRAPRRGEPLGSPGSFDELHRRCKEVFPQQMEGVKLIVNKTLSSHFQVTHTVHMSTLGPSSYHFNATFVGDRQLGPTEAFPTLVGDMDNSGSLNAQVLQLVAERIRTKAVFQTHQAKFVTWQFDGEYRGDDCTATLTLGNPDLLSESERHPPPGAGRGDGLSPPAGGGGSHPDAGGQVHGSQVGGDAERGVRRGPRQLLPPSQRAGWGGAGGQHAAAGHHLCLWLPAEPATSQHGLQRASGQ